GTCATTCTCAGCTTCTTGGTTTCCGCCCTTCTGAATTTGAAGTCCAAGTAAGGAACATTTTGATTGGAAGTGGTTAAAGTTCTTCCCCACCTCTACCCCTTACCATCAGTTCACTTCTGGCCGCCCCTTCCCCTACAAGGAGCTAATGgctactttgttttctctttttgcaaTTTCTGTGCAAGACAAGGCAATTTGACCAACATTTATGGAGCATCGACTGTGGGGGTGCTGAAAGGGCATTCACCCTCAAGGAGCTGGCACTCTAGGGAGTCAGATACACACAGTTGTATATGAGGCAAATAGTGTCATAATAGTTCCATACTAAATGTCACCCATGAAGAGACTGATTTTTACTGGACACATGGTATCAGGGAAAGCTTGGGGGAAGAAGTGCCATTCACAGTGAGCCTTTAGGACGGAGTAGAATGTGCTAAGGAGGACCACGTACAGGGCATTCCAGATGGGAGGAACAGCAGAAATAAGGGCACACAGAAGCAAACATGTAGGTCTGTGGTGTCAGAGTGTCAGAATGTTATGGAGAGTGGGATGTATGGGGTGACAAGTGGGAAGATAGGATACTACTCCCTGTTTAATGTGAATTTGGTGCCTGGTATTTTCTGCTTAGGACAACACCCTTTcagaaacaaatacaaagaaaccTGCATCTTCTCTAGTGGCTGTCACCTCAGTAAAATCTACAAGTACAGGCACCTTGGACCTGAATTGGGAAAGACCATGGCTGTTTCtcaaatgtgtgtgtctgtacacaAAAGGCACACTTGCCGTTTGTCAGCACAGCAAACATTTCTTCAGATTGCTCACCTTTTAAACCCAACACTCAGCTTACTCTTTTCAAAAGTAAGAGTGCAGTTCACTTAGTTGCAGCAGCTGACTCTCAAGCTGTATCAGAAAATCTAGTTAGTGCTCACTTTCCAAATGTGCTCTAAAAAAAATCCCTGTGACTGAAAAGCACTAGGAGTGCAAAAATTGTCTGCTGAGTACAACAGAGGTAACCAAGAAAGTCCAaatgtttgtaaattttcttttcaatgagTGCCCTGAATTTGAGCaaatctgaataaaaataaataccctTTTGGTCTCCTGGGGCTTTTTCAGGATCTGTGACTGTGGCTGGAGTAAAAGGCAGAGCAGGTTGAGAACTGCAATTTAAGGCCCCCCACCAGCTCCACACCCCATCCCctgcaaaaaaaaaggggggggggagaaataTAAAGGAGGATGAAAGAAACTGAGCATTCTTTTCTCCAACAAAGGGTAAAATGACGAAGAATATTGGACTGAATTCTCTTCctctaaaatgaaagaaatcacaATTCAAGCTTTGACTTCTGTCCGTGGTGCTGAAGTTTATTCATTTCAAACCAGTTTCGGTTAACAGGTGAGGATCTCCCCTAAAATTTAATGCATGGGGTGGGAGAGACGAGAATGCTACAATTAAACCACTTTATCTACATTTAGCATAAAATGTGAGAAACGTTGACGGGATGCTGCAGCTCGAATAGGGTGCTCATCACAACTCCACGGCAACGAGATGAGACGCAGTGGCGTGAGAGACCCCAGACGATAAGAGTCTCTTGCGGTCTGCCCCAGGGCCTGGCCcgcctttgcctccctggctgttATCTTCGGTACTACAAAGAGAACACAAACATATTTGGCTTGGTGACCTGGCTCTACTGGAAAAGTCAGCTTCATCTGACTGTGCCAAAGCTCTTAACTTGACCACTGACCAGCTGCTACCCACCAGCTCCCACTCCAGCATGATGACCTTCTAAGTTTCATAAACTGGTAAACAGATGACTCATTAGAGCTAATAAGGACAATCCTGGTCACTTCCATTGAAATCCTTCAGGATCTTGCAATTCTGGGGAGGAAAATGAGCTGCCAATCAGCAGTGCAAAGATGACTTGACcctatgaatattttaatatcctGGTGCTAGTGGTagtaacacttttttttaaagcactttcttAGCAGGCTGTAGCTGAGGATAATGCTATTGTCCTGAGACTCATGTGCCACCCACCAAGTTGGGGCAGAAATTTCAGAAGGAACAAGCTTCTACACTGGTCCCTGTCCTGCTGAAGGTGTCCCCTGGTAGTATTCTCTGACAAGATTTGAACCTCAGCAAAACCACAAttttcttcctccccatcccatTTGCATCCCCAGTTCCTCTTACCCGGAAGCTGTTGCAGCCCAGTCCACTCTGTGCTCCAATCCTGTCCATCCTGCCCCCGAAGCAGCTGGACCTCCTCAGGCTCCGAGGGGCAGTGAGCAGTGCCCTCAGCTTGCTTTTCAGGAGGGTAGATCTATCGGAGGAGTCCCAGGGTCCCCTTCCGAGAGCACCCCCCTCTCTCTGGGCTGGGCTGACCTCCCCAGTCCAGGGAGGCACCTCAGGGACGGAGCTGAGGGCTGCCCCAGCTTCATCATTCTGCTCATTTAGTACTTGTGGGGGCATGGCCTCCTCTTCTAAAGGCATCTTGTCCTCCAGACGGTCCAGTAAattctttacaaaaagaaaatacacgGAAAGAGAGAGGTCTCactgacttagagaaaatcaagAAGAATGAACACAGAATCAGAAAGCCCCCTGGTCCCAGGCTGTGCCCCCTTTCCTGGCCCTACCTTGAAATCCATCAGGTCTGCATTGGACACAGCATTGTACACGGGGTTAGCTCCCACTTGACCTGGAAGCTGAAATgccaggaagaggaggaagctCACGGTGATGGTGGAGAAGGAGCCCATGCTGGCGCTGGCCAAGGAGCGATCCAGTGCTTGCTGCCTCTTGTCTCTCCTCTCTGGTCTGCCCCCTCACCCTTGTCCGTCACTGTCTCCCAGCTGCCCAGCGCCTCCTCTTTTTATAGCCCCCCAGCTCTC
The sequence above is drawn from the Cynocephalus volans isolate mCynVol1 chromosome 8, mCynVol1.pri, whole genome shotgun sequence genome and encodes:
- the NPPA gene encoding natriuretic peptides A; translation: MGSFSTITVSFLLFLAFQLPGQVGANPVYNAVSNADLMDFKNLLDRLEDKMPLEEEAMPPQVLNEQNDEAGAALSSVPEVPPWTGEVSPAQREGGALGRGPWDSSDRSTLLKSKLRALLTAPRSLRRSSCFGGRMDRIGAQSGLGCNSFRYRR